The genomic DNA AACAAGTGGTGTCGGCAGTTTCCTGCCAAGGGAACAAAAAACCCTAGGATAATAGAGCTTTGATTAGCCTTAGGAAAGAAAAACCAAAGACAAAAACAACTTATTGGTCAATTATGGTTACTTTTAAGATGGGATCCAGTGTAATATGTCTATCTTACTCCTACTCCAACTCCAATAACGCAGTCTCATGTGAAAGATTGTCCGAGTTTCACTCTCGATCAGGTGTTCAAACAACTCAAATACGGGAGATTTGGGCTGCTCGAAAACTTGCCCAAATAGTTGAGGTTCAAACAACTTCTCACATGAAATTGCCCATTCCAGTGAGATATAATGGCCTCATAAAATTGGATCTAATTCCATTACTTATATATTGAGCTTGTGTGCCCAAACACGAGCCTCTGGTAATATCTCAAGATATAtagaatatttcttttttcaccttttgtttttttcttttaaaataaaaatattaacaaacaacttataCAAAAgactcaaaattacttttatatttatacCACGCAAGAGTATTTTTTTCGGACAGAAATAGAGAAGTGCATTCTAAAAAGTCATTAACAAACGGAGGTAAAGTTACTAGGAAGAACATATCAATTGCAGTCAAACCtataattcttaaaaataaaataaaaataaaaattgtcctTATTCAGTTTTTCACATATTCAACATGAAAAGAAGCTGTGTGCAATCATttctcataataaaataaataaaaaaaatagactcaTTTTctcacattaacaaacaactttttaacttttttctcaaaacaaattcaaaatttctttcactttttacTTGTTGGTAAAAAGAAGGATGAAAAAAGAGACCTAGGGAGACAAATGATATCCTCAAAACCTAAAGGGGCCAATGGATATTTGAAAACACATCAATTTATTGTTACAACCATTCAAAGAAAGTGAAAAAGGTTTGGCCAAAcatttccttttacttgtaGTGAAAAAAGAGGATGAGAAAAAGAGACCTAGGGAGACAAATGATATTCTCAAAACCTTAAGGAGTAGCCTATGGATATTTGAAAATGAGAATGGAAAACAGTGTGTAGGTGAGCAGGGATAAGTAGAAGAAGATGAATCATttcaaaaacaagtaaaaccCACCCATCACAATCCTTTCTTTCTCAATCATCCACTCCACCATTTGAGGCTTCAACAAGAATTCTCCCCACCATTTCACTTCACATTTCTACACTTCTACTTAACTCATCAATAATCCTCACTCTCTCAACTTACACaaggaaacaaagaaagagaaatgttagatcCAGCAAACCACATGCTTCCTCCACAATCATCTCCCACCATCTCCTCCGTCTCCTCCTCCGATCTCGACACAGAGGTACGCATTGTCCCAAATCCATCAAACCCATCCAAATTTTGATCTTTTCcttcgtctttttttttttttttcaggcgTTGTTTTATGGAAATTTTCTTCTGCAGTCTACAGGGTCTTTCTTTCACGATAGAAGCACAACTCTGGGGACTCTAATGGGCGTCAGCTTCCCTGCCATTACCTTCAGAGCTCCGTCTCAACACCGTGACCCTCAGGCGTCTGTGTCCGTTTCCCGGAAGACCAAGAAGCCCAggaagaacaacaacaacagcaacgCTCCGGCGGCGTCGCTCGCTCGGCGGAGGTGGTGGCGGCTGTGCAGGGACGACGGCGCGAAGCCGGCATCACTCGGCGAGTTTCTCGAGGTGGAGCGGAGGTTCGGGGACGGCGCGTTCTTCGGTGCCGCGGCGGAGCTTGAAGGCGTGGAGGTGGAACAGCAACGgcggcagcagcagcagcagggGAATGGGAACGGACGGGTGTTGTTTGCCGATGGGCGGGTGCTTCCGCCAGCCGTTGATGGTGATGGCGATGTTGATGATGGGGCATCGACGGCTGGGGCGCTCTGTAGATTCCCGGTTTCACTCACAGGGATCTGTAGCGGCGGAGCAGGATagataaatttcatttttgattGGGGGATTCTTGATTGGTTGATTAATGAGttttaatattctcttaatTTGTCTAATTCTGCTGATTTTATgtgccaaaataaaaaagcatggTTTTGGCTTTTGGGGctttgctttttgctttttgctttATCATCTGTTTATCTCCTCTAACCCTTCCTTTTTTTGGTTACATTACATAGACTAAGTGTGTGGTGTATCCATATCACAAATAcgacaattttttaataacaaattaagATTAAATTAGTCTCAATGGAAATTGTTTTTATGTAATTGTCTTTATCTCTAGTGCCAAGAACATTTCAATCCTCTTAAAACTGGGAATGTCGTCATGTTAGTCGTGAGCTCAACAAGGCTGCTCATGGCTTGGCGCAAGAGGCTTATAAGCAGTTTATTGGGAAGACTTGGAATAATTCTATTCCGGGGATTATCCGTGATATTGTTTTGATGGAACAAAATGTTTTCGTTTGATTTTTCATGATTAATGAGAATTTAtgatatttattcaaaaaaaaaaaaaacttcaatcaCTTTTGCTTActctccaaagtttaaaatctctcaatttagtgtatcgaactttcaacTGTTTGCAGTATTACCCTTATGTTAagtttttctgttaaatcttaacagAGTGgtgtcaaaattatcaaaatacccaaaataaattgcaaagattcatgcgttggtcaagatttaatgaaaatttgcaaaaatatcaacgcatgaatctttgcaatattttattttattttttttataataaaaaaaaatgagtattttgaaaatttgacaagattttataaaaaaacttaatgaatGAGtggcataacaaatatttaaaagtttgatatactaaatttaaagtttttaaacGGTTTGAAAGTAACTGTAAAAGTGATACAAATtcgttaagtgaagtttcttaATTGTGTCCTTGGGCTTTGACTACTAAAGCCCAAACATAATGGCTACTGAATCCAACATATAAAAACCCAATAACATTTTGATAACccaaaataaaacctaaaatgGAAGGAGAGTAACACTCATGCCAAGAAGtatgaaattataaaaataccctcactcttaaaattaaataaaacttaaaaaaaaaaaaaaaaaaaaattgacttctCGTTGCTAGGATCAGATGGTTTCTCATATATTTGCTTGGACTTTCTCATATACTTCTTGAATAATTGA from Corylus avellana chromosome ca6, CavTom2PMs-1.0 includes the following:
- the LOC132184893 gene encoding uncharacterized protein At3g17950 translates to MLDPANHMLPPQSSPTISSVSSSDLDTESTGSFFHDRSTTLGTLMGVSFPAITFRAPSQHRDPQASVSVSRKTKKPRKNNNNSNAPAASLARRRWWRLCRDDGAKPASLGEFLEVERRFGDGAFFGAAAELEGVEVEQQRRQQQQQGNGNGRVLFADGRVLPPAVDGDGDVDDGASTAGALCRFPVSLTGICSGGAG